One Rhizobiales bacterium GAS188 DNA window includes the following coding sequences:
- a CDS encoding LSU ribosomal protein L14P has protein sequence MIQMQSNLDVADNSGARRVMCIKVLGGSKRKYASVGDIIVVSVKEAIPRGRVKKGEVTKAVIVRTSKDIRRADGSVIRFDRNAAVLINAQKEPIGTRIFGPVPRELRAKNHMKIISLAPEVL, from the coding sequence ATGATCCAGATGCAGTCCAACCTCGACGTCGCCGATAATTCCGGCGCGCGGCGTGTCATGTGCATCAAGGTGCTCGGCGGCTCGAAGCGCAAATATGCCTCGGTCGGCGATATCATCGTCGTCTCCGTCAAGGAGGCGATTCCGCGCGGACGCGTCAAGAAGGGCGAGGTGACGAAGGCGGTCATCGTGCGCACCTCGAAGGATATCCGCCGCGCCGACGGCTCGGTGATCCGCTTCGACCGCAATGCCGCCGTGCTGATCAATGCCCAGAAGGAGCCGATCGGCACGCGCATCTTCGGGCCGGTTCCGCGCGAGTTGCGCGCCAAGAACCATATGAAGATCATCTCGCTCGCGCCGGAGGTGTTGTGA
- a CDS encoding small subunit ribosomal protein S17 has translation MPKRILQGVVVSDKQDKTVVVKVERRFLHPVMKKTVRRTKNYHAHDEKNAHKVGDQVRIEESRPLSKLKNWVVVGEAAAKG, from the coding sequence ATGCCCAAGCGCATCCTTCAGGGCGTGGTCGTCAGCGACAAGCAGGACAAGACCGTGGTGGTCAAGGTCGAGCGTCGCTTCCTGCATCCGGTCATGAAGAAGACCGTGCGGCGGACCAAGAATTACCACGCTCATGACGAGAAGAACGCCCATAAGGTGGGCGACCAGGTGCGGATCGAGGAGAGCCGCCCCTTGTCGAAGCTCAAGAACTGGGTGGTCGTCGGCGAAGCCGCGGCCAAAGGCTGA
- a CDS encoding LSU ribosomal protein L29P, which yields MKSDTRLGDLKILGADALQDELLKLKKEQFNLRFQRATGQLENTSRVRVVRRDIARVKTLARHKAAAAKSAADKG from the coding sequence ATGAAATCCGACACCCGCCTCGGCGATCTGAAGATTCTGGGCGCCGACGCGCTCCAAGATGAGCTGCTGAAGCTGAAGAAGGAGCAGTTCAACCTGCGCTTCCAGCGGGCGACCGGCCAGCTCGAGAACACGTCGCGGGTCCGCGTCGTGAGGCGCGACATCGCGCGGGTGAAGACGCTGGCGCGGCACAAGGCCGCTGCAGCGAAATCCGCCGCGGACAAGGGTTGA
- a CDS encoding LSU ribosomal protein L16P, with the protein MLQPKKTKFRKQHKGRIHGTSKGGTTLAFGQYGLKALEPERVTARQIEAARRAITRQMKRAGRVWIMIFPDVPVSKKPIEVRMGKGKGAPEFWCCRVAPGRIMFEVDGVPNETAREALRLGAAKLPIRTRFVERLPD; encoded by the coding sequence ATGCTGCAGCCGAAGAAGACCAAATTCCGCAAGCAGCACAAGGGCCGCATCCATGGCACGTCCAAGGGCGGCACGACGCTGGCCTTTGGGCAATATGGCCTGAAGGCGCTCGAGCCCGAGCGCGTCACCGCCCGCCAGATCGAGGCGGCGCGGCGTGCCATCACGCGCCAGATGAAGCGCGCCGGCCGCGTCTGGATCATGATATTTCCGGACGTGCCGGTGTCGAAGAAGCCCATCGAGGTGCGCATGGGCAAAGGCAAGGGCGCGCCGGAATTCTGGTGCTGCCGGGTGGCGCCTGGCCGCATCATGTTCGAGGTCGATGGCGTGCCGAATGAGACCGCGCGCGAGGCTCTGCGGCTTGGGGCCGCCAAGCTGCCGATCCGCACGCGCTTCGTCGAACGTCTGCCGGATTGA
- a CDS encoding small subunit ribosomal protein S3, translated as MGQKVNPIGLRLGINRTWDSRWYATRGEYARLLHEDIHIRQKLMKDLKQAAVSKVVIERPHKKARVTIHSARPGIVIGKKGADIDKLRKSVGLMTKAEVAINIVEIRKPEIDATLVAESIAQQLERRVAFRRAMKRAVQSAMRLGAGGIRIVCSGRLGGAEIARMEQTRDGRVPLHTLRADIDYGTATAFTTYGTCGIKVWIFKGEILEHDPMAQDRRITEENRGGGSSGGGGGRRESSARAGA; from the coding sequence ATGGGTCAGAAAGTCAATCCGATCGGGCTGCGTCTCGGCATCAACCGGACCTGGGATTCGCGCTGGTACGCGACCCGGGGCGAGTATGCCCGGCTGCTGCACGAGGACATCCACATCCGCCAGAAGCTGATGAAGGATCTGAAGCAGGCCGCCGTGTCGAAGGTGGTGATCGAGCGCCCGCACAAGAAGGCGCGCGTGACCATCCATTCGGCGCGCCCCGGGATCGTCATCGGCAAGAAGGGCGCCGATATCGACAAGCTGCGCAAGAGCGTCGGCCTGATGACCAAGGCTGAGGTCGCGATCAATATCGTCGAGATCCGCAAGCCGGAGATCGATGCGACGCTGGTAGCCGAATCGATTGCCCAGCAGCTCGAGCGGCGCGTCGCTTTCCGTCGCGCCATGAAGCGCGCCGTGCAGTCCGCGATGCGGCTTGGTGCCGGCGGCATCCGCATCGTCTGCTCGGGGCGTCTCGGCGGCGCCGAGATCGCGCGCATGGAGCAGACACGCGACGGTCGCGTGCCGCTGCACACGCTGCGTGCCGATATCGATTACGGCACGGCGACGGCGTTCACGACCTATGGCACTTGCGGCATCAAGGTGTGGATCTTCAAGGGTGAGATCCTCGAGCACGACCCGATGGCGCAGGACCGCCGCATCACCGAGGAGAATCGCGGTGGCGGCAGCAGCGGTGGAGGAGGCGGCCGGCGCGAAAGCTCGGCTCGCGCGGGAGCTTAA
- a CDS encoding LSU ribosomal protein L22P: MGKSARPRALAETEAKAVARMIRISPQKLNLVAQLIRGKKVATALADLEFSRKRIAANVRKCLESAIANAENNHQLDVDDLIVSEAHVGKALVMKRFEAKGRGRSGRIEKPFSHLTIVVREVEAKA, translated from the coding sequence ATGGGAAAATCCGCTCGTCCGCGCGCCCTCGCGGAGACCGAAGCCAAGGCCGTTGCGCGCATGATCCGCATCAGCCCTCAGAAGTTGAACCTGGTGGCGCAGCTCATTCGCGGCAAGAAGGTCGCGACGGCGCTGGCCGATCTCGAGTTCTCGAGGAAGCGCATTGCCGCCAATGTGCGCAAATGCCTCGAGAGCGCGATCGCCAATGCCGAGAACAACCATCAGCTCGATGTCGATGATCTCATCGTCAGCGAGGCGCATGTCGGCAAGGCGCTGGTCATGAAGCGTTTCGAGGCCAAGGGCCGCGGACGCTCGGGCCGCATCGAGAAGCCATTCTCGCACCTCACGATCGTGGTGCGTGAAGTCGAAGCGAAGGCTTAA
- a CDS encoding small subunit ribosomal protein S19 → MARSVKKGPFVDGYLLKKADAARGGGRSEVIKIWSRRSTVLPQFVGLTFGVYNGHKHIPVYVSEEMVGHKFGEFSPTRTYHGHAADKKAKRR, encoded by the coding sequence ATGGCACGTTCTGTCAAGAAGGGTCCGTTCGTCGACGGCTATCTGCTCAAGAAGGCCGATGCCGCGCGCGGCGGCGGCCGGTCCGAGGTGATCAAGATCTGGAGCCGCCGCTCGACGGTGCTGCCGCAATTCGTCGGCCTCACTTTCGGCGTCTACAACGGCCACAAGCATATTCCGGTCTACGTGTCCGAAGAGATGGTGGGTCACAAGTTCGGCGAGTTTTCGCCGACCAGGACCTATCACGGCCATGCGGCCGACAAGAAAGCCAAGCGACGTTAA
- a CDS encoding LSU ribosomal protein L2P: protein MALKHFKPVTPSLRELVIVDRSSLYKGKPEKTLTEGKSSSGGRNNHGRVTVRFRGGGHKQRYRIVDFRRREKLGESATVERIEYDPNRTAFIALISFEDGTKSYIIAPQRLAAGDKVVAAEQADIKPGNAMPLQAIPVGTIVHNIEMKIGKGGAIARSAGSYAQIVGRDQGYVIVRLSSGEQRLVHGGCFASIGAVSNPDNMNTNLGKAGRNRWLGRKPHNRGVSMNPIDHPHGGGEGRTSGGRHPVSPWGQPTKGKKTRMNKRTDGMILASRHNRKKKG from the coding sequence ATGGCGCTGAAGCATTTCAAACCGGTCACGCCGAGCCTTCGTGAGCTCGTCATCGTCGACCGTTCGAGCCTCTACAAGGGCAAGCCCGAGAAGACCTTGACCGAGGGCAAGTCGTCTTCGGGCGGGCGCAACAATCACGGCCGGGTGACCGTGCGCTTCCGTGGCGGCGGCCATAAGCAGCGCTATCGCATCGTCGATTTCCGGCGTCGCGAGAAGCTCGGCGAGTCGGCGACGGTCGAGCGCATCGAATATGATCCGAACCGCACGGCGTTCATCGCCCTGATCAGCTTCGAGGACGGCACGAAGTCCTACATCATCGCGCCGCAGCGCCTGGCCGCCGGCGACAAGGTGGTCGCGGCCGAGCAGGCCGATATCAAGCCCGGCAACGCCATGCCGCTGCAGGCGATCCCGGTCGGCACCATCGTCCACAATATCGAGATGAAGATCGGCAAGGGCGGCGCCATCGCACGCTCGGCCGGCTCCTATGCGCAGATCGTCGGACGCGACCAGGGTTATGTGATCGTGCGTCTGAGCTCGGGCGAGCAGCGGCTGGTGCATGGCGGCTGCTTCGCCTCGATCGGCGCGGTGTCGAACCCCGACAACATGAACACCAATCTCGGCAAGGCCGGCCGTAATCGCTGGCTCGGCCGCAAGCCCCATAACCGCGGCGTTTCGATGAACCCGATCGACCACCCTCATGGCGGTGGCGAAGGGCGCACCTCGGGCGGTCGTCATCCGGTTTCGCCCTGGGGTCAACCGACCAAGGGCAAGAAGACCCGGATGAACAAGCGCACCGACGGGATGATCCTGGCGAGCCGCCACAACCGCAAGAAGAAGGGCTGA
- a CDS encoding LSU ribosomal protein L23P yields the protein MSTDPRHYDVIISPVVTEKATTASEHGKVVFRVRNDATKPAIKAAVEKLFNVKVEKVNTLVRKGKVKQFRGRSGLQSDVKKAIVTLAAGQSIDVTTGL from the coding sequence ATGAGCACCGATCCGCGTCACTACGACGTGATCATCTCCCCCGTCGTCACCGAGAAGGCGACGACGGCCTCGGAGCACGGCAAGGTGGTCTTCCGGGTGCGCAACGATGCGACGAAGCCTGCCATCAAGGCGGCGGTTGAGAAGTTGTTCAACGTGAAGGTCGAGAAGGTCAACACCCTGGTCCGCAAGGGCAAGGTGAAGCAATTCCGCGGCCGCAGCGGCCTGCAGTCCGACGTCAAGAAAGCCATCGTGACGCTGGCCGCCGGCCAGTCGATCGACGTCACGACCGGTCTGTGA
- a CDS encoding LSU ribosomal protein L4P has translation MQVSVTTLLGAAAGEAALSDEIFGLVPRADILQRCVRWQLAKRRAGTHAVKNRADIARTTKKIYKQKGTGNARHGSARVAQFRGGGRAFGPLPRSHEHGLPKKVRVLALKHALSAKAKDGAIIIIDKASVEGPKTKALRAQFGKLGLANALIIDGAEIEVNFALAARAIPNIDVLPVQGLNVYDILRREKLVLTQAALHAIEERFK, from the coding sequence ATGCAAGTCTCTGTGACCACTCTGCTCGGCGCCGCCGCGGGCGAAGCCGCGCTCTCGGACGAGATCTTCGGTCTCGTCCCGCGGGCCGACATCCTGCAGCGCTGCGTGCGCTGGCAGCTCGCCAAGCGGCGCGCCGGCACGCATGCGGTGAAGAACCGCGCCGACATCGCGCGCACCACCAAGAAGATCTACAAGCAGAAGGGCACCGGCAATGCCCGCCACGGCTCGGCGCGCGTCGCCCAGTTCCGCGGCGGCGGGCGCGCCTTCGGGCCGCTGCCGCGCAGCCATGAGCACGGCCTGCCCAAGAAGGTGCGTGTGCTGGCGCTCAAGCATGCTTTGTCCGCCAAGGCCAAGGACGGCGCCATCATCATCATCGACAAGGCGAGCGTCGAAGGGCCGAAGACCAAGGCGCTGAGGGCGCAGTTCGGCAAGCTCGGTCTCGCCAACGCGCTGATCATCGATGGCGCCGAGATCGAGGTCAATTTCGCGCTGGCGGCGCGGGCCATCCCGAATATCGATGTGCTGCCGGTGCAGGGGCTGAACGTCTACGACATCCTGCGGCGCGAGAAGCTCGTGCTGACGCAGGCGGCGCTGCATGCCATTGAGGAGCGCTTCAAATGA
- a CDS encoding large subunit ribosomal protein L3, protein MRSGIIAQKVGMTRIFTDAGEHVPVTVLKVDHCQVVAHRTVEKNGYTAVQLGIGKAKVKNVSRAERGHFAIAKVEPKRKVAEFRVAPDALIPVGAEITADHFVAGQFVDVTGTTTGKGFAGGMKRWNFGGLRASHGVSISHRSLGSTGGRQDPGKTFKNKKMAGHLGVDRVTTQNLRVVQTDVAKGLILVEGAVPGVKGGWIQVRDAVKRSLPKDAPRPGAFRETKAAEAAAAKAPEATSGEGA, encoded by the coding sequence ATGAGGTCAGGCATCATAGCGCAGAAGGTCGGCATGACCCGCATCTTCACAGATGCGGGCGAGCACGTCCCCGTGACCGTGCTCAAGGTCGATCACTGCCAAGTCGTCGCCCATCGCACGGTCGAGAAGAACGGCTATACGGCCGTGCAGCTCGGTATCGGCAAGGCCAAGGTGAAGAACGTCTCGCGCGCCGAGCGCGGTCACTTCGCCATTGCCAAGGTCGAGCCCAAGCGCAAGGTCGCCGAGTTCCGCGTCGCTCCCGACGCGCTCATTCCGGTGGGCGCTGAGATCACGGCGGACCATTTCGTGGCCGGCCAGTTCGTCGACGTGACGGGCACCACCACGGGTAAGGGCTTCGCCGGCGGCATGAAGCGCTGGAATTTCGGCGGTCTTCGCGCCTCGCACGGCGTGTCGATCTCGCATCGCTCGCTCGGTTCGACGGGCGGTCGCCAGGATCCCGGCAAGACCTTCAAGAACAAGAAGATGGCCGGCCATCTCGGCGTCGATCGGGTCACGACGCAGAATCTGCGCGTGGTGCAGACCGACGTCGCGAAGGGCCTGATCCTGGTCGAGGGCGCGGTTCCTGGCGTCAAGGGCGGCTGGATCCAGGTCCGCGACGCGGTGAAGCGCAGCCTGCCGAAGGATGCGCCGCGTCCCGGCGCCTTCCGCGAGACGAAGGCAGCTGAAGCTGCGGCCGCAAAAGCTCCTGAAGCGACCAGCGGGGAGGGCGCGTGA
- a CDS encoding SSU ribosomal protein S10P, whose protein sequence is MNGQNIRIRLKAFDHRILDASTREIVSTAKRTGAQVRGPIPLPTKLERFTVNRSPHIDKKSREQFEIRTHKRVLDIVDPTPQTVDALMRLDLAAGVDVEIKL, encoded by the coding sequence ATGAACGGTCAGAACATTCGCATACGCCTCAAGGCGTTCGACCATCGGATTCTCGATGCGTCGACGCGTGAGATCGTGTCGACGGCCAAGCGCACGGGCGCGCAGGTTCGCGGACCCATTCCGCTGCCGACCAAGCTCGAGCGTTTCACGGTGAACCGCTCGCCGCATATCGACAAGAAGTCGCGCGAGCAGTTCGAGATCCGTACCCATAAACGCGTCCTCGACATCGTCGATCCGACGCCGCAGACCGTCGATGCGCTGATGCGCCTCGACCTCGCGGCCGGCGTCGACGTCGAGATCAAGCTCTAA
- a CDS encoding translation elongation factor 1A (EF-1A/EF-Tu) produces MAKEKFNRNKPHCNIGTIGHVDHGKTSLTAAITKVLAETGGATYTAYDQIDKAPEEKARGITISTAHVEYETKKRHYAHVDCPGHADYVKNMITGAAQMDGAILVVSAADGPMPQTREHILLARQVGVPALVVFMNKVDMVDDPELLDLVELEVRELLSKYEFPGDDIPITKGSALCALENTKPEIGHDAVLKLMDTVDAYIPQPERPKDQPFLMPVEDVFSISGRGTVVTGRIERGIIKVGEEVEIVGLKATLKSTITGVEMFRKLLDQGEAGDNVGCLLRGTKREEVERGQVLCKPGSVKPHTKFMAEAYILTKEEGGRHTPFFGNYRPQFYFRTTDVTGVIKLPEGTEMVMPGDNVSMEVTLIVPIAMEEKLRFAIREGGRTVGAGVVASIIE; encoded by the coding sequence ATGGCCAAAGAGAAATTCAACCGTAACAAGCCGCACTGCAATATCGGCACGATCGGTCACGTCGATCATGGCAAGACCTCGCTGACGGCAGCCATCACCAAGGTGCTCGCCGAGACGGGCGGCGCCACCTACACGGCGTATGACCAGATCGACAAGGCGCCGGAAGAGAAGGCGCGCGGCATCACCATCTCGACGGCGCATGTCGAATACGAGACGAAGAAGCGCCATTACGCGCATGTCGACTGCCCCGGCCACGCCGATTATGTGAAGAACATGATCACGGGTGCCGCGCAGATGGACGGCGCCATCCTGGTCGTCTCCGCAGCCGACGGCCCGATGCCGCAGACCCGCGAGCACATCCTGCTCGCCCGTCAGGTCGGCGTGCCGGCTCTCGTCGTCTTCATGAACAAGGTCGACATGGTCGACGATCCCGAGCTCCTCGACCTCGTCGAGCTCGAGGTGCGCGAGCTGCTCTCGAAATACGAGTTCCCCGGCGACGATATCCCGATCACCAAGGGCTCGGCCCTGTGCGCGCTCGAGAACACCAAGCCCGAGATCGGCCATGACGCCGTCCTCAAGCTGATGGACACCGTCGACGCCTATATCCCGCAGCCGGAGCGCCCGAAGGATCAGCCCTTCCTGATGCCGGTCGAGGACGTGTTCTCGATCTCGGGTCGCGGCACCGTGGTCACTGGCCGCATCGAGCGCGGCATCATCAAGGTCGGTGAGGAAGTCGAGATCGTCGGCCTCAAGGCGACGCTGAAGTCGACCATCACCGGCGTCGAGATGTTCCGCAAGCTGCTCGACCAGGGCGAGGCCGGCGACAATGTCGGCTGCCTGCTGCGCGGCACCAAGCGCGAGGAAGTCGAGCGCGGCCAGGTGCTGTGCAAGCCGGGCTCGGTGAAGCCGCACACCAAGTTCATGGCCGAGGCCTATATCCTCACCAAGGAAGAGGGTGGTCGCCACACGCCGTTCTTCGGCAATTACCGGCCGCAATTCTACTTCCGCACGACCGACGTGACGGGCGTGATCAAGCTCCCCGAAGGCACCGAGATGGTGATGCCGGGCGACAACGTGTCGATGGAAGTCACGCTGATCGTGCCGATCGCCATGGAGGAGAAGCTGCGCTTCGCCATTCGTGAGGGTGGCCGCACGGTGGGCGCAGGCGTCGTCGCCTCGATCATCGAGTAA
- a CDS encoding translation elongation factor 2 (EF-2/EF-G) — MPRTHKIEDYRNFGIMAHIDAGKTTTTERILYYTGKSHKIGEVHDGAATMDWMEQEQERGITITSAATTCFWREKRLNIIDTPGHVDFTIEVERSLRVLDGAVCVLDGNQGVEPQTETVWRQADKYDVPRIVFVNKMDKIGADFFECVDQIVTRVGGKPVCIQLPIGAENLFKGIIDLVRMKGVVWEEESLGAKFADVEIPADLAEKAAEYRTKLVEACVELDDEAMSAYLDGKEPDDETLRRLIRKAVIGRKFHPVFCGSAFKNKGVQPLLDAVVDFLPSPADREAITGIDFKTEEPVLRRPSDEEPFSMLGFKIMDDPFVGTITFCRIYSGKIESGTTVLNSTKDKRERVGRMLLMHANNREDIKEAFTGDIVALAGLKDTRTGDTLCDMQKPVILEKMDFPDPVIEVAIEPKSKADQEKLGVALQKLVAEDPSFRVSTDQESGQTILKGMGELHLDIKVDILRRTYKVDATVGAPQVAYREKITREDVVDYTHKKQSGGSGQFARVKIRLTPGEQGSGFVFDSKIVGGTVPKEYIPGVEKGLESVLGSGVLAGFPVVDLKVALIDGAYHDVDSSALAFEIASRAALREGLRKCHSVLLEPIMKVEVVTPEDYTGSVIGDLNSRRGQIQGQDMRGNANVINAMVPLANMFGYVNNLRSMSQGRATFTMQFDHYEQVPNAVAAEVQAKFA, encoded by the coding sequence ATGCCCCGCACGCATAAAATTGAGGACTACCGCAATTTCGGCATCATGGCCCACATCGATGCCGGGAAAACCACGACCACGGAACGCATCCTCTACTACACCGGCAAGAGCCATAAGATCGGCGAAGTCCATGACGGCGCCGCCACCATGGATTGGATGGAGCAGGAGCAAGAGCGCGGCATCACCATTACGTCTGCCGCCACGACCTGCTTCTGGCGCGAGAAGCGCCTGAACATCATCGACACCCCCGGCCATGTCGACTTCACCATCGAGGTGGAGCGCTCGCTGCGCGTGCTCGACGGCGCCGTATGCGTGCTCGACGGCAACCAGGGCGTCGAGCCCCAGACCGAGACCGTCTGGCGCCAGGCCGACAAATACGACGTGCCGCGCATCGTCTTCGTCAACAAGATGGATAAGATCGGCGCCGATTTCTTCGAGTGCGTCGACCAGATCGTGACCCGCGTCGGCGGCAAGCCCGTCTGTATCCAATTGCCGATCGGCGCCGAGAACCTCTTCAAAGGCATCATCGATCTCGTCCGCATGAAGGGCGTCGTCTGGGAAGAGGAATCGCTCGGCGCCAAGTTCGCCGACGTCGAGATCCCCGCCGACCTTGCCGAGAAGGCCGCCGAATACCGCACCAAGCTGGTCGAGGCCTGCGTCGAGCTCGATGACGAGGCGATGTCCGCCTATCTCGACGGCAAGGAGCCGGATGACGAGACGCTGCGCCGGCTCATCCGCAAGGCGGTGATCGGTCGCAAATTCCACCCCGTCTTCTGCGGTTCGGCCTTCAAGAACAAGGGCGTGCAACCGCTTCTCGACGCGGTCGTCGATTTCCTGCCTTCGCCCGCCGATCGCGAAGCCATCACCGGCATCGATTTCAAGACCGAGGAGCCGGTGCTGCGCCGTCCTTCGGACGAAGAGCCGTTCTCCATGCTCGGCTTCAAGATCATGGACGACCCCTTCGTCGGCACCATCACCTTCTGCCGCATCTATTCGGGCAAGATCGAATCGGGCACCACGGTGCTCAACTCGACAAAGGACAAGCGCGAGCGTGTCGGGCGCATGCTGCTGATGCATGCCAATAACCGCGAGGACATCAAGGAAGCCTTCACGGGCGACATCGTGGCGCTGGCGGGTCTCAAGGACACGCGCACCGGCGACACGCTCTGCGACATGCAGAAGCCCGTCATCCTGGAGAAGATGGACTTCCCCGATCCCGTCATCGAGGTGGCGATCGAGCCGAAGTCCAAGGCCGACCAGGAGAAGCTCGGCGTCGCCTTGCAGAAGCTGGTCGCGGAGGATCCGTCCTTCCGCGTTTCGACCGATCAGGAATCGGGCCAGACCATCCTCAAGGGGATGGGCGAGCTGCATCTCGACATCAAGGTCGACATCCTGCGCCGCACCTACAAGGTGGATGCGACCGTCGGTGCGCCCCAGGTCGCCTATCGCGAGAAGATCACCCGCGAGGACGTGGTCGACTACACCCATAAGAAGCAGTCGGGCGGTTCGGGCCAGTTCGCCCGCGTCAAGATCCGCTTGACGCCCGGCGAGCAGGGCTCGGGCTTCGTGTTCGATTCGAAGATCGTCGGCGGCACGGTGCCCAAGGAATATATCCCGGGCGTCGAGAAGGGCCTCGAGAGCGTGCTCGGTTCGGGCGTGCTCGCCGGCTTCCCGGTGGTCGATCTGAAGGTTGCGCTCATCGACGGCGCCTATCACGACGTCGACTCCTCGGCGCTCGCCTTCGAGATCGCCTCTCGCGCGGCGTTGCGCGAGGGGTTGCGCAAATGCCATTCGGTTCTGCTCGAGCCGATCATGAAGGTCGAGGTCGTGACGCCCGAGGATTACACGGGCTCCGTGATCGGCGACCTCAACTCGCGGCGCGGCCAGATCCAGGGCCAGGACATGCGCGGCAACGCCAATGTCATCAATGCCATGGTGCCGCTCGCCAACATGTTCGGCTACGTCAACAACCTGCGCTCGATGAGCCAGGGACGCGCCACCTTCACCATGCAGTTCGACCACTACGAGCAGGTGCCGAACGCCGTCGCGGCCGAGGTCCAGGCGAAGTTCGCCTGA
- a CDS encoding small subunit ribosomal protein S7: protein MSRRHSAEKREFVPDAKYGDLVVAKFMNSIMYEGKKSVAESIVYGAFDQIEQKAKSDPLGVFKQALENVAPAIEVRSRRVGGATYQVPVEVRNERRQALAIRWLITAARARNDKTMVERLSAELLDASNNRGNAVKKREDTHRMAEANRAFSHYRW from the coding sequence ATGTCCCGGCGTCACAGTGCCGAAAAGCGCGAATTCGTTCCCGATGCAAAATACGGGGACCTCGTCGTCGCGAAATTCATGAACTCGATCATGTACGAGGGCAAGAAGTCGGTCGCCGAGTCGATCGTCTACGGCGCCTTCGATCAGATCGAGCAGAAGGCCAAGTCCGATCCTCTGGGTGTCTTCAAGCAGGCGCTCGAGAATGTCGCGCCCGCTATCGAGGTGCGTTCGCGTCGCGTCGGCGGCGCCACCTATCAAGTGCCGGTCGAGGTGCGCAATGAGCGTCGTCAGGCGCTCGCCATCCGCTGGCTGATCACGGCTGCGCGGGCTCGCAACGACAAGACGATGGTCGAGCGCCTCTCCGCCGAGCTGCTCGACGCTTCGAACAACCGGGGTAACGCGGTGAAGAAGCGGGAGGACACGCACCGTATGGCAGAGGCGAACCGCGCCTTCTCGCATTATCGCTGGTGA
- a CDS encoding SSU ribosomal protein S12P, with protein MPTISQLIRKPRQAKTYRDKAPALESCPQKRGVCTRVYTTTPKKPNSALRKVAKVRLTNGFEVIGYIPGEGHNLQEHSVVMIRGGRVKDLPGVRYHILRGVLDTQGVKDRKQRRSKYGAKRPK; from the coding sequence ATGCCGACGATTTCGCAGCTGATCCGGAAGCCCCGGCAGGCGAAGACCTATCGGGACAAGGCGCCCGCACTCGAGTCTTGCCCGCAGAAGCGGGGAGTTTGCACGCGCGTCTATACGACGACGCCGAAGAAGCCGAACTCCGCCTTGCGTAAGGTGGCCAAGGTGCGCCTCACCAACGGCTTCGAGGTGATCGGCTACATTCCCGGCGAGGGGCACAACCTCCAGGAGCACTCGGTCGTGATGATCCGCGGCGGGCGCGTCAAGGACTTGCCCGGCGTGCGCTACCACATCCTGCGCGGCGTGCTCGACACGCAAGGCGTGAAGGACCGCAAGCAGCGCCGTTCGAAATACGGAGCAAAGAGGCCGAAGTGA